CTCGTGGTTATGCGGGAAAATACTCATCCGCGGCGACCATACGAATTGGAGGATGGTCAAGTCGCTGCTTCGGTAGAGCGGTGTCAGTCCAGCCGATTGAGGCTCACCCAAAGACTTGATAATGCTGGCCGGGTCACATACCGCCGCGGCCACGACCTCTCGCATGGCTTTTTGCCCTTCCGGTACGGCGGCTTTACAGGATTCGATAAAACGGTCCTTGTCGAACATCGTTCTTCTCCTCTGACCATCGATAATGATCGAGTTCTGCCGGATCGACGGAATAGTCGCGATCATATCATCAAAACTGGAGATGTCCTCTCCAAAGGCCCCATCGATTACGATGGTAGAGACGATTGCCGCTGGCGATGTCTGCTATAAGGTTGGCGCATGTCGACGGCTGTAAACCATATGATCAGAACTCTACAGTACCTGCGTCCCGCGCCAGCGCGGATCCTTGAGGCCGGCTGTGGTGATGGGCAACTCCTCTCGCTGCTCCATCGGGCGGGGTACGACGTGTACGGTTTCGACGTGAAGAACTTTGGCTTGCAAGATGCCGCGTTCTTCGAACGCTGCCACGCGCGATTGCCCGACCTGGCTGCAGACCCGGCCCGATTGAAATTGCTTGAGCAAACATCCGACTGGCCCTTCGAGTGGTTTGAAGTCGTGGTGTCGAACCAGGTGCTGGAGCACGTCAGCGATCACGACCACTTTTTCGCCAATCACTTTCGGGTACTCAAGCCCGGCGGCTTTGGATTGCATGTGTTTCCCGCTCGCGAGGTCCTGTTCGAGTTTCATCTGAACCTGCCGCTGGCACACCGGATTGCCAACAAGGTCTGGCTGGAGCGCTATGTTCGCTGGGCGGGGCACCTTCGACTGGGCAAGGCCCATAAAGGGCCGGGCTCACTGCAGGACGAAAGCCGCAATCTCACCTACTACCTCAACACCCTAACAAACTACAAGACCACCGCCGAGCTGGCGGCATTGGCGAGGCGCCATGGTCTCCAGCCTAGCTATGCGCTGACACCCGCCTTCTACGCCGAGCGGATGAAAATAAACTGGAAGCCGCGCATCGGCGGCGCCTGGCCCTGGAAGTACATAGCCAACGTTACCTTGGTCCTCACCAAGCCATCGACATGAAGATGTCTGGACGTCCCTTGGATGCACCCCCTATGAGTGCGCTGGCAGCTGGCCGTGACTTCATGCAGACTGAAGGAGGTGGAGTTCGTCAGGTAAATCGAGAAAACAGAAGGCCCGTCGCCCCTTGTCTATAGAGAAACTCTACATCCATCTGATGCGCGCTTATCGCTCGATGTGGTTTCCCCCTGCCGCCTATGCAGCAGGAACCATTTTGATCCTTTCCTTGGCGCCCATAGTCGAACCAATCGTGCCTTTCGCTCTGGAGACGCTCATCGAGCCGAATGCCGTGGAGAAGATACTCGGAATCTTGGCTTCCAGCATGCTCGCCGTTGCGATTTTCTCTCTCGGCACCATGGTTTCCGCGTTGCAAGCCTCGGCCAGTTCGGCGACGCCTCGGGTTCGTGTGCTCCTGACGGAAGACCGAACGGCCCAAACGGCTATATCAACCTTCATAGGGGCCTTTATTTTTAGTGTCCTGGGAATTGTCGGTTTGTCGACCGGCTACTACAGCGATGCGGGCCGTTTCATCATCTTCACGATCAGCCTAGCGGTTATTGCAATTGTTATTGCCACCCTGATCTCCTGGATCAACCGCCTATCAAAAATGGGCGGCGTCGGAGAGGCCGTCGATCTGGTGGAGCGCGCAGCAACGAAGGCTTTCACCTTGGCCGCCCGAGACCCTTATTATGGCGGCAAAGCTTTGACGCACGTGCCTGAAAGTGCCACTGGAATCTGTCTCGAGACCTTCGGCTACATCCAGCATATCAACGGATCGCAGCTCGGCGAGATGGCGGAAAAACTTGGCTTCAATCTGCTATTGGTGGCGCGTCCTGGCAGTTACGCCGCCCCGAACCGCCCGGTCGTTCTCGTCGAGAGCCCGGTCGAGGATTCCGATGCCGCCAAGATTAGAAACGCCTTTGTCGTCGGTGATGCCAGAACCTTTGAAGAAGACC
The sequence above is a segment of the Limibacillus halophilus genome. Coding sequences within it:
- a CDS encoding class I SAM-dependent methyltransferase, whose translation is MIRTLQYLRPAPARILEAGCGDGQLLSLLHRAGYDVYGFDVKNFGLQDAAFFERCHARLPDLAADPARLKLLEQTSDWPFEWFEVVVSNQVLEHVSDHDHFFANHFRVLKPGGFGLHVFPAREVLFEFHLNLPLAHRIANKVWLERYVRWAGHLRLGKAHKGPGSLQDESRNLTYYLNTLTNYKTTAELAALARRHGLQPSYALTPAFYAERMKINWKPRIGGAWPWKYIANVTLVLTKPST
- a CDS encoding DUF2254 domain-containing protein, with product MSIEKLYIHLMRAYRSMWFPPAAYAAGTILILSLAPIVEPIVPFALETLIEPNAVEKILGILASSMLAVAIFSLGTMVSALQASASSATPRVRVLLTEDRTAQTAISTFIGAFIFSVLGIVGLSTGYYSDAGRFIIFTISLAVIAIVIATLISWINRLSKMGGVGEAVDLVERAATKAFTLAARDPYYGGKALTHVPESATGICLETFGYIQHINGSQLGEMAEKLGFNLLLVARPGSYAAPNRPVVLVESPVEDSDAAKIRNAFVVGDARTFEEDPRFGLLVLSEIASRALSPSVNDPGTAIDVVSTLVRVLANWQQRVKEQEPQIRFDKLYVADLQVEDLLGDAFRWISRDGAGLLEVSVKVQKALATLCAVDPEKFGPAAKNMSREALGRSKLAMSAESDLLCLTEEQQKVGLD